The genomic interval CCGCGTACACGCGCGCGGGCAACTTCAAACTGGACAAGTCCGGCGACCTGGTGACCAACAACGGCGCGCAGGTGATGGGGTTCCGGGTGGACCCGGCAACGGGTCTGAGCACGTCGGAAGCACAGCCGCTGAGCTTTCCCACCGGTGCGCCCATCGAAGCCAAGCAGACCCTGAACATGACCGCCACGCTGAACCTGGATGCGCGCGCCAAGGACGCAGCAGGTGATCCGGCCGCCACTCCGCCCGTTCCACCCACACCGCGCTCCACCTATGGAACGTCCATCAATGTGTACGACACGCAGGGTGTGCCCATTCCCGTCAACCTGTACTTCGAGAAGAATGGCTCCAACAACTGGGACGTCTATACGCAGCTGGATGATCCGACCGCTGTTCCGCCAGTCGTGGCAACCCCCATTGGCCAGCTTGCCTTCGACGGAAACGGAAAGTACGACCCGGCCGCCAGCACGGTCCCCATGGTGGTCAATGTTGATCCCGCCACCTCCAATCCGAACAACCCGCCCGCTCCCTGGGACGTGAACATCGATTTCGACAGCGTCACCCAGTTCGGCAGCAAGTTCGCCGTGGCCGACCTCACGCAGGACGGCTACGCCTCGGGCGACCTCACCAGCATCAACATCTCCAACAACGGGATGGTCATGGCCAGCTACTCCAACGGCGTGACCCGGGCCGAGGCGCAGGTGGCTCTGGCCAACTTCCGCAACCCGCAGGGCCTGCTGGCCGTGGGCGGCAACAACTGGGTGGAATCGTTTGACTCCGGCCCGGCCGTCATGGGCAAACCGGGCGATGGCAACTTCGGCGCACTGCGCTCCGGCGCACTCGAAGACTCCAACGTGGACCTCACGGCAGAGCTGGTGAACATGATGACCGCCCAGCGCGCCTACCAGGCCAACGCACAGACCATCAAGACGCAGGACCAGGTGATGTCCACCCTGGTGAATCTGCGATGAAGCAACACCCCCCTGTGGCGCTGCGCGCCTTCCCCCCGCTCTCGCAACGCTGCGCGCTGCGGGCGAGGGGACGCAGCCAGCGCGGCGGGGCGGCCCTTGCGCGGCTGCCCTCGCTCGGGGCGCGCCAGTTTCTGGCGTCGCGCGCACAGGGCGACCGGGTGAAAAACTAAAAGGAAAGCACGACCATGGACCGCATCATTTACACCGCGATGACCGGCGCCAACGCGGCCGCCCACCGGCAGGCCGTGCTGTCCAACAACCTCGCCAACGCCTCCACCCAGGGGTTCCGTGCAGAGATGTCCACCTTCCGCTCCGTGCCCATCCAGGGCGATGGCTCCACCACCCGCGTGTTTGCGCTGGAGGCCACGTCGGGCCATGTGAGCACACCCGGCCCCGCGCAGACCACGGGCCGCAACCTCGATGCCATGGCCCAGGGCAATGCCTGGTTCGCGGTGCAGGGGCTGGACGGCACGGAGGCCTATACACGCGCGGGCCAGTTCGAAGTGTCGAACAACGGTCAGCTGGTGACGCCCCAGGGCTTGCCCGTGCTGTCGGACGGTGGTGCGCCCATCGACGTTCCCCCCAACGCCACGGTCACCCTGTCACCGGATGGCACCGTCTCGGCCCGGGTGGGCAACGAGCCGCCCGTGGCAGCCGGCCGCATCAAGCTGGCCACGGCGAACGCGGAGAACCCGGTGCGCCGCGGTGACGACGGCCTGTTCCGCGCGGCCAACGGCAACGCCCTTGCCGCCGACCCCAATGCCCGCATGCAGCCGGGCGCGCTGGAAGGCTCCAACGTCAACGCGGTGGAAAGCATGGTGGGAATGATTGCGGCCTCGCGCCAGTTCGAGCAGCAGATGCGCCTGTTGCAGACCGCCGAAACCAACGACAAGTCCGCCGGCCAGCTGCTCAGCCTCAACGGCTAAAGGAAAGGAAACCCTGCCATGATGAATTCCCTCTGGATTGCCAAGACCGGCATGACCGCCCAGCAGACCAACCTGGACGTGATCTCGCACAACCTGGCCAACGTCTCCACCACCGGTTTCAAACGCAACTTCGCGGTGTTTCAGGACCTGATGTACCAGAACCACCGGCAGGTGGGCGCACAAACCGGAGACGACACGCAGCTGCCCACCGGCCTGCACTTGGGCCTGGGGGTCAATGTGGGCTCCACCTCGCGCAATTTCATGCAGGGCTCGCTGGCCAACACCGGCAACGCGCTGGACATTGCGGTCAACGGTCAGGGCTTCTTCCAGATCCAGATGCCCGACGGCACTACCGGCTACACGCGCGCCGGCAATTTCACGCGCAACGGCAACGGCGACGTGGTCACGAACGAGGGCTATCCGCTCATTCCGGCCATCAACCTGCAGATTGGCGACACCCTCGACATCGGCCCGAACGGCCAGGTCTCGATCACCCGCGCCGGCGTCACCACGGCGGGGCCGCAAATCGAGCTGGCCAATTTCGTGAACCCGGCCGGGCTGGAGCCGCTGGGCAACAACCTGTATCGCGAAACCGTGGCGTCCGGCGGCCCCGAGGCCGGCAACCCCCTGACCAATTCGCTGGGGGAAATCCGGCACAAATTTCTGGAAAACTCCAACATCAACGTGGTGGAAGAGCTGGTCAGCATGATCCAGACCCAGCGCGCCTACGAGATGAATTCCAAAGCCATCCAGACATCTGACCAGATGCTGGCCAAGCTGTCCCAACTGTAAGGAGCGCCAAGATGACCTCCCTCCTGCGACTGACCGGCTCCGTGGCCCTCGCCCTGCTCGCTACCGGCTGCGCCACCCTGAACCCGCCGCCACCCGTGGACGTGCTGTCCACCGCGCCGCCGGTTCTCGCCCCCGCCCAGCCGCGCAACGCCGTGCCTGCCACAGGCAGCCTGTTCCATACCGCCAGCTACCGGCCGCCACTCGAAGACCAGCGGGCACGCTTTGTGGGCGACATGGTCACCATCCGGGTTTTCGAGAAAATCAAGGCCAGCCAAAACAGCCGGTCGAACGTTGACCGCGACGGCAGCGTTGGCGGCGGTATCACAGCGCTCCCTCTGCTCGGTGCTTCCACAGCAGCAAAGATCGCCGGGCGCTCGGCCATGAAAGCTGGTTACGACAACGATTTCAAGGGCGGCGGCAAAACGACCAGCGAAAATGAATTCGACAGCAAGATAACCACCATCGTCACCGAAGTGCTGCCCAATGGTCACCTCGTCATCACGGGTGAAAAGCAGGTGGGCGTGAACCGCAGCGTGGATGTGCTGCGGTTCTCGGGCATCGTCGATCCTCGCCATCTCAGCCGCGAAGCACAGCATGCAGGCAGTGTCATCGACTCGATATACGTTGCCAACGTGCGCGTAGTCTCCCGCGGCCAGGGCGAGCAGGCGGAGGCCCAGGCCATCGGCTGGCTGACACGCGCCTTCAACTCCATCACGCCTTTCTAAATGAACCCCCTGGTCGCTCGGTTTCTCCGCCTCTCCGCCTCGGCGCTGGTGCTGTGCGGCGGCCTGGCCACCGCGCAGGATCTGCGCGACCCGCCCGACCAGACCTTTACCGTCTGGCCCAACATCCCGGTGGTGCGCGCGTCGGACCTGGGCGACTATGGCCAGGACCGCAAAATCTTTGCCGACCTGCACACTGCCAAGGCCGACCCGGCCAAGACACTGGAAGCACTGCAGGCGGTGGACCAGCTGCAGGCACACCACGAGCGCATGGCGCTGGCCCAGCTGGGCCGCACGGTCAATACGCAGTTCATTGGCGAGGTGGACAAGCAAAGCCGCCGCATCAATGGCGCGCGGCCCCGGTTGCGCTTCGAGTTCTCGGGCATCTCGCCCGATGAGCTGCAGCGTGCCGCCGCGCTGGATGCTGCGGCCCGGCAGGCGCTGCAGGACAAGGCGCGCAACGTGGCACTGGCCGCCTACATCAGCTACACGCGCCTGCAGGAGACGCTGGTGCAGGCCACCGTCACGCTGGTGCGGCTGGGCACCGGCGCATCGCAGAGCTTCACCGTCACCGCCCCGGTGCAGGAGCTGGGCGAAGCGCTGGCGCGCGCCGTGGTGGACTACTTCAGCGGCACGCGCTTTTCCGCCCACCAGAACCCTTTGGGCGCTGCACAGTGGCTGCTGTCTGCGCCGGGGCATGCAGACCAGCTGGTATCGCGCGACATGGCGCAGCGCTATTGCCAGTCGCAGCAGGCGGCACTGCCCACCGTCGAAGAAATGGAAGCCGCCGAGGCCGCGGGCTTCTACGGCGGCGGCGTGACCCTGCGGCCCCACACCCCCTACCACGTGCAGACCGGCCTGTACGACCCCGCCGACGATGCCGGCAAAGTGCACCCCAACTACATCGCCAGCGTGCGCAACGGGTACTACTACTGCATCCGCAACCCGCTTCCAGCTGCCCAGGCGCAACGCCCGAAAAATCAAAAAAGATAGCTACCCGCGCTTGATGGATAAGCGCCAGAGGCCAATTTGGCTTGAAATCAAGCCCACTTTGTGACCCCAACAAGCGCCGGAAGCCGCCTCTTTTCACGCTTTAGCTGGCGGCACAGCTCTCCACAATGGAGGCATGAACCTCCTGCCTTTGTCCCGCCGCATTGCCTACCTGGCCGCACTCGCAATGCTGACCCTGGCCCTGCCCGCGCAGGCGCTGCGCATCAAGGAAGTCGCCGCCGTGCAGGGGGTGCGCAACAACCAGTTGTCGGGCTACGGACTGGTGGTCGGCCTGGACGGCACGGGCGACAAATCGGGCATGCCCATCACCGGGCAGGCCATGCAGAACTACCTGCAGCAGATGGGCATCAGCCTGCCGCCGGGCTCGGCGGCCCTCAAGCTCGACAACGTGGCCACCGTGGTGGTCACGGCCCAGCTGCCGCCGTTTGCGCAGCCCGGCCAGATGATCGACGTGACCGTGTCCTCCATCGGTTCGGCCAAGTCCATCAAGGGCGGCACCCTGATTGCCACGCCCCTGCGGGGCGCCGACGGCGAGATCTATGCCATTGCCCAGGGCAACCTGGTGGTGGCGGGCGCCGGTGCCACGGGTGGCCGCGCCAACACGGCGGGCGACCGCAGCAGCGTGCAGGTCAACCACCTGAGCGCCGGCCGCATCCCTGACGGGGCGCTGGTGGAGCGCTCGGTGCCCACCCCGCTGCACGAAGGCGACACCATCACACTGGGGCTCAATGCCTCGGACTTCCAGACCGCGCGCACCGTGGCGCAGGCCATCAACGCACGGCGGGGCCCGGGTACGGCCGAAGCGCTGGACGCACGCACCGTGCGCGTGCAGGCGCCGCCCGATGCGCATGCCCGCGTGAACTTCATTGCCGAGCTGGAAGAGTTGCCGCTGCCCGAAACGCCCCGCGCGGCCAAGGTGGTCATCAACGCGCGCACGGGCTCCATCGTTCTGAACCAGGCCGTGACGCTGGGCCCGTGTGCCATTGCGCACGGCAACCTGTCGGTGATCATCGACGAGACCCCGGTCATCAGCCAGCCCAACCCGCTGTCGCGCGGCCAGACGGTGTCGGCCGTCAAGAGCGACATTGCCATCCAGTACGACGGCGGCAAGGTGGTCAACATGCCGGCTGCACCGCTGCTGAGCGATGTGGTGCGCGCGCTCAACAGCCTGGGCGTAACGCCCCAGGATCTGCTGGCCATCCTGCAGGCCATCAAGGCCGCCGGCGCCCTGAACGCCGAGCTGGAAGTGATCTGACCCCGGAGGAGCAGCCATGGCCCTCACCTTGCCTTCCTCCACCACGACCAGCAGCACCACGAATGCGCTGGCGGTGGACATCCGCTCGCTCAACGCGCTCAAGGTCGATGCGGGTGCGGCCAACAGCGCCCAGGCCACGCGTGAGGTGGCCAAGCAGTTCGAATCGCTGTTCATGCGCGAGCTGATCAAGAGCATGCGCGACGCCACGATGAAATCGGGCCTCATGGAGGGCGAACAGGCCAACCTCGGCCAGGACATGCTCGACCAGCAGCTGTCGATCAGCATGTCGGGCATGCAGGGCGGGCTGTCGGAGGCGATTGCACGCCAGCTCTCGCGCCAGATGGGCGGTGCCGACACCAGTTTCTCCGTGCCTTCCACGCTCAGCCTGCCGCAGGCACAGTCCCGCGCAACATTGCCCTCCACATCGATGCCTGCCGAAGCCACGACCCAGGTTCCCAGGGGCCGCGATGGCTTTGTGCAGCACCTGAGCGGCACGGCCGAACGCGTGGCGCAGGAAAGCGGCATTCCCGCAAGCTTCATGCTGGGCCAGGCCGGGCACGAAACCGGCTGGGGCAAGAGCGAGATCCGCCACAAGGACGGCTCCAATTCGTTCAACCTGTTCGGCATCAAGGCCACCAAGGCCTGGACGGGCAAGGTGGCCGAGATCACCACCACCGAATACATCAACGGCAAGGCCCAGAAGGTGACGGCCAAGTTCCGCGCCTACGACTCGTACGAGGATTCGTTCCGCGACTACGCCCGCCTGATCAAGGAAAGCCCGCGCTACGAGAAGGCCGAGTCTGTGGCCCAGTCCGGCTCGGCCATGGCCTATGCCTCGGCGCTGCAAAAGGCGGGGTACGCCACCGACCCCGAATACGCCAGAAAGCTCAGTGGCGCCATCAACAGCGTGCTGCGCGCACAGCGGGCGCAGGCTTGACCATGCAAACACCCCCTGAGTCGCTTCGCGCCTTCCCCCTCTCTCGCTTCGCGGGAGGGGGACGCCCCCAGCGCGGCGGGGCGGCCCTTGCGCGGGGGCACTGGCTAGGGCCGCGCCAGTCTCACGCGCTGGGGGTGCAGGCAGCGCTGGGGATCGCTGAAATGCGAGGTGAGTCATGAGCTTGCTTAACGTGGGCGCCCGCGCCCTGCTGGCCAACCAGGTGGCCCTGCAAACCGCAGGCCACAACATCGCCAATGTGAGCACCGCAGGCTACTCGCGCCAGACCGTGGTGCTGCAGACTGTGCAAGGCCAGTTCACCGGCGGTGGCTACATCGGCAAGGGCGTGGACGTGCAGACCATCTTGCGCAACCACAGCGAGCTGCTCACGCGGCAGGCGACGGCGGCGTCCTCGGTGGACGCGGGCGACACCGTGCGCATGGCCCGCTTGCGCCAGCTGCAGGAAGTCTTTAGCGGTGGCCCGAGCGGCATCGGCGCGTCCATCAACGACATGATGAATGCCCTGTCGGATGTGGTGAGCTCGCCCACGGACCTCACCGCCCGCAGCGTGGCCCTGACGCGCATGGACGAAACCGCCGCGCGCATGCGCGATGCCTCGCAACGGCTCGACGAGATCGGCTACACCGTGGCCGAGCAGCTCAAGGGCAGCATGATCGCGGTCAACAGCCTGGCCAGGAACATTGCCGCCGTGAACGAGCAGATTGCCCGGGCCAAAGGCAACGGCCAGCCCGCCAATGACCTGCTGGACCAGCGCGACCAGCTGATCCGCGACCTGAACCAGCACATCCAGACATCACAGGTGGCTGCCGATGACGGCTCGGTCAGCGTTTTTGTGGCTGGCAGCCAGCCCCTGGTGCTGGGCAACAAGGCTGCCCTGCTGTCGATCGAGGACCCCGCGGATTTTGGCGCGGGCAGCGGCAAGAAGGTGCTCACCTTCCAGCAACCCGGCTCGGCCACCAAGGTGGAGCTGAACGAAAGCATGCTGGGCGGCGGCCAGGTGGCAGGCCTGCTGCGCTTTCAGAACAACGATCTGGCCGAAGGGCGCAACCTGCTCGGGCGCATGGCCATCGCCATCAGCGAGTCGATGAACACGCAGAACCGGCTGGGGCTGACGCTGGACGGCACCCCCGGTGAAAACCTGTTTGCCCCGATCAGCCTGGGCAATGCCGTCACCGGCAGCGCCAACACATCGGGTGCCACGATGGGGCTGCAGGTGGCCGACCCCACCAGGCTGCAGGCGTCCAGCTTCGAGATCGCCTTCACAGGCGCGGCCGCCGGGTCGGTGACACGCCAATCGGACAACAAGGTGTTCGTTTTCGCAACCCTGGGCGAGCTGTCGACCATCATGGGCAACAACGGCCTGGCCATCAATGACGGCGGTGCGCCGCCTGGCGCGTTTGCAGGCGCGGCGGCTGGCGACCGGTTTCTGGCAAACCCGATGGTTGGCGCGGCGGCGGAATTCAAGGCACTGCAGTACTCGCCGGTGGACCTGGCGGCTGCCAACCCGGTCAACGCAGCTATGGGGGCAGCGAATGGGGGTACGCTCCAGCTGGCATCCCTGAAGGCGACTGGCCCGATCACGCAACCGGCCACGGGCAGTCCTGTCACGATTGCCTTCACGGCGGGATCGCCTGCAACCTATTCGGCTACGGTTCCCGGCCCACCCATAGCAACCATCGCTACCGGCAACTACGTTTCCGGCGAGACCATCGCCATCAATGGCTGGGAAATCACGCTGCAGGGCGCACCCAAAAGCGGCGACACCGTCACGGTGGGCGCCGCCACTGACGCGCAGTTTGGTGACTGGTACAAGCGCGACGCGGGCAACGCGCGCGCCCTGATGGACCTGCGCGATGTGCAGATGTTCGACGGCGCGACCCTGTCCGACGGGTTTGCCAGCGCCATGGCGCAGGTGGGCACGCGCACGCAGAGCGCGCAGTACGCGGCCGAGCTGTCGTCCGCCATTGCCGCCAACCTGGAGCGCGACCGCACGGCCGTCTCGGGCGTCAACCTCGATGAGGAAGCTGCCCGCCTGATCCAGTTCCAGCAGGCCTACCAGGCATCTGCCAAGATGCTGCAGATTGCGCAGAACATTTTCGACACCCTGATCCAGGGGCTGGGCCGCTGACGGCCTGAACGGAGTCCTCCATGAGCAACTCTCTCTACCGGGTGAGCACCGCCAACCAGTACGACACGGCACTGCGCAACATCGGCCAGCGGCACACCTCCCTGTCCAACCTGCAGGAAAACCTGACCTCCGGAAAACGGGTCGTGCGGCCCAGCGACGACCCGGTGTCGGCTGCGCAGGCGGAGCGGGCCATCAACCGTCTGGCGCGCATCCAGACCGAGCAGCGCGCACTGGAAACCCAGCGCAATGCCATCGCCCAGGCCGAGTCTGCGCTGGGTGATGCCATCGGGCTCATGCAGAACTTCCGCGAGCTGACAGTGAGCGCCGGCGGCGGCACCTTGACGCCCAATGACCGGGCCACCATCGCCAACCAGCTGCAGGGGCTGCGCGAGCAGATGGTTGAAGTGGCCAACCGCAAGGACACCAACGGCGTGCCGCTGCTGGGCGCGCTGGGCAGCGCCCTGGCACCTTTCCTGGGCCCGCTGACCACCACGCCAGACTACAGCTTCGCCGGCCTGCCGGGGCAAACCTCCAGCACCGGGGTGACCATCCCGGGCATGCTGGACGGAGACTCTGCCTTCATGTTCAACCCGCAGCGCGACGGCGTTTACAACGCGGCGGTGAGCGCCATCCCGAACACCCGGCAGCTCACGACGTCCGCCGTCACCCCGGTGGACAAGTCACTGGTCACGGGCGACAACTACACCATCGCCTTCAGCGCCGTGGGCCCGGGTGCGACGCCGGGCACCAGCACCGCGACCTACACCCTTACCAACACAACCACCGGTGCTATATCTGCACCCGTGACTGTGCCCGACTACCCCTCGGACAAGCCGTTGACCATCGCCATGACCGACATTCCGGGGCTGAGCTTCACCATCACCGGCAACCCGGCCAACGGCGACACCATCACGCTGCAGCCGAGCCCCAGCATATTCAGCACGCTGGACAGCGCCATCCGCGACATCCGCGACGCGCCCAACAGCAATGCGGCCATCCAGGCAGTGGGGCAGGCCCTGGCCAACATGGACATCGGAATGGAACGCCTGCACAACATGCGCGGTTACGCGGGCGAGTTGCTCAACCGCGCAGACCGCATCACGGGCGACCAGGAAAAGCGCTCCGTACAGCTGGAAGGCGACCGCTCGCGGGCCGAAGATCTCGATATGATCAAGGGCATTTCGGACTTCCAGAACCAGCAGGTAGGCTACGAGGCTGCGCTCAAGTCTTACGCGCAGGTTCAGAGACTCTCGCTGTTCAACTACATCGGTTAATGCCCGTTTGCGGGGGTGCAGGAGGCACTCCGTGACCAGGGCCCATTACATTGCCTGAGAGCACATGGCCCAATCCGTTCTTGGCAGCCTCATCCTGGGCTACCGCCCTTTGTGGAACCGCACCCGCAAGCTGGCGGGCATCCAGCTTTACGCGCACAACGAAGCATCGGTTGCGGTGGATGCAGCGCATCTGCTGCGCACCCTGCAGGAGCTGTGGACCGCCAGCTCGCCGCCGCTGCTCATATCGGCCCAGACACGCCAGCTGCTGTGCGACCTGCTGGAGCATGCGCCGCGCGGTGCGCCGTGGATCGAGGTGCGCGGAGACTGGCTGTCCGATTCGGCGATCTACGCACGGGTGCGGGCGGCGCACCAGCGGGGGCTCAAGCTGGTGTGGCGCGGTGGCGCCCACCAGTTGCCCGAAGCCGATGTGGCGCGCTGTTTTGACAACAGCCTGCTCACCCTGCGCCCCGAAGATGCCGCAGCCGCGCTGCAGGCCGCCCCCCCTGCCCGCCCGGGCGCAACGCCGCAAGCGCCGCGCGCCGCAAGCCCGGTGCTGGCGGGACAGATGTACGAGGGCGTGGCAAGCCGGGCGCTGATGGAGCTGTGCCTGGACCACAGCAACGCGCTGGCCCTGGCGGGCTGGCCATCGGAAGACGTGCTGTACGGCCTGCGCCACCATCCCCAGCAACCTTCGCACGCGGTGATCTTCAAGCTGATGAAGGCGATTGACGCCGAGCAATCGCTGGAAACGTTTGAAGACATCATGGGCGAAGACCCGCTGCTGGCGTACCGCTTCATGGTCTACACCAACTCGGCGGCCCTGGGCCTGCGCACCGGCATCGACTCGCTGCGGCGCGGGCTGGTGATGATGGGGTACGGCTCCATCAAGCGCTGGCTGTCCGACCAGCTGCCCCATGCCAGCACCGACCCCAACATGCACCCGGTGCGCGAAACCATGGTGATGCGCGCCCGGCTGACTGCGCACCTGCTTGATGCCGGGATCGAGCACGACCTGCGGCGCGAGATCTACCTGTGTGGCCTGCTCTCGCACATCGACGAACTGCTGGGCGAGCCGCTGGGCACCATCTTGCGCCGCCTGCCATTGTCCGAACGCATCTATGACGCCACCGTGCTGAACACCGGCCCCTACACCGGCGGCCTGCAAATGGCCTGCGCGCTGGAGACGGACGACGCCAGCGCGATCCGCCAGCTGTGCGAAACCTTCGAGATGGATCTCGAAGAGGTCAACCGCGCGTTGCTGCGCGTTCTTGCCGACCTCGACGTAGAGCGAAAATAAGCATGTTTTTGGCCGCCAGCGCTTATCCATCAAGCGCGAGCAGCTATCATTTTTAACATCTCCGGGCGCTGCTCCGTCAACGCCCCTGCTGCTCGGCCCGCACGCGCTGGAAGACCTTCCAGAACGCCGCGTCCTGTGTGGTGGCGAAGTTGATGCGCATCAGCGTGCTGGGTTTGCGCTCGGCGTGGAACAGCGCGCCAGGCGCCAGCAGATAGCCCTCGTCGAGCATGCGCTGCGACAGCGCGTCGGTATCCACCCCCG from Acidovorax sp. FHTAMBA carries:
- the flgE gene encoding flagellar hook protein FlgE, with the protein product MGFQHGLSGLNASSKNLDVIGHNIANANTTGFKASRAEFAEMVAASMGGGGGNYGIGVEVAAVAQQFSQGNVNVTGNNLDVAINGNGFFKVMQTDGTPAYTRAGNFKLDKSGDLVTNNGAQVMGFRVDPATGLSTSEAQPLSFPTGAPIEAKQTLNMTATLNLDARAKDAAGDPAATPPVPPTPRSTYGTSINVYDTQGVPIPVNLYFEKNGSNNWDVYTQLDDPTAVPPVVATPIGQLAFDGNGKYDPAASTVPMVVNVDPATSNPNNPPAPWDVNIDFDSVTQFGSKFAVADLTQDGYASGDLTSINISNNGMVMASYSNGVTRAEAQVALANFRNPQGLLAVGGNNWVESFDSGPAVMGKPGDGNFGALRSGALEDSNVDLTAELVNMMTAQRAYQANAQTIKTQDQVMSTLVNLR
- the flgF gene encoding flagellar basal-body rod protein FlgF, translating into MDRIIYTAMTGANAAAHRQAVLSNNLANASTQGFRAEMSTFRSVPIQGDGSTTRVFALEATSGHVSTPGPAQTTGRNLDAMAQGNAWFAVQGLDGTEAYTRAGQFEVSNNGQLVTPQGLPVLSDGGAPIDVPPNATVTLSPDGTVSARVGNEPPVAAGRIKLATANAENPVRRGDDGLFRAANGNALAADPNARMQPGALEGSNVNAVESMVGMIAASRQFEQQMRLLQTAETNDKSAGQLLSLNG
- the flgG gene encoding flagellar basal-body rod protein FlgG, producing the protein MMNSLWIAKTGMTAQQTNLDVISHNLANVSTTGFKRNFAVFQDLMYQNHRQVGAQTGDDTQLPTGLHLGLGVNVGSTSRNFMQGSLANTGNALDIAVNGQGFFQIQMPDGTTGYTRAGNFTRNGNGDVVTNEGYPLIPAINLQIGDTLDIGPNGQVSITRAGVTTAGPQIELANFVNPAGLEPLGNNLYRETVASGGPEAGNPLTNSLGEIRHKFLENSNINVVEELVSMIQTQRAYEMNSKAIQTSDQMLAKLSQL
- a CDS encoding flagellar basal body L-ring protein FlgH; amino-acid sequence: MTSLLRLTGSVALALLATGCATLNPPPPVDVLSTAPPVLAPAQPRNAVPATGSLFHTASYRPPLEDQRARFVGDMVTIRVFEKIKASQNSRSNVDRDGSVGGGITALPLLGASTAAKIAGRSAMKAGYDNDFKGGGKTTSENEFDSKITTIVTEVLPNGHLVITGEKQVGVNRSVDVLRFSGIVDPRHLSREAQHAGSVIDSIYVANVRVVSRGQGEQAEAQAIGWLTRAFNSITPF
- a CDS encoding flagellar basal body P-ring protein FlgI, which encodes MNLLPLSRRIAYLAALAMLTLALPAQALRIKEVAAVQGVRNNQLSGYGLVVGLDGTGDKSGMPITGQAMQNYLQQMGISLPPGSAALKLDNVATVVVTAQLPPFAQPGQMIDVTVSSIGSAKSIKGGTLIATPLRGADGEIYAIAQGNLVVAGAGATGGRANTAGDRSSVQVNHLSAGRIPDGALVERSVPTPLHEGDTITLGLNASDFQTARTVAQAINARRGPGTAEALDARTVRVQAPPDAHARVNFIAELEELPLPETPRAAKVVINARTGSIVLNQAVTLGPCAIAHGNLSVIIDETPVISQPNPLSRGQTVSAVKSDIAIQYDGGKVVNMPAAPLLSDVVRALNSLGVTPQDLLAILQAIKAAGALNAELEVI
- the flgJ gene encoding flagellar assembly peptidoglycan hydrolase FlgJ is translated as MALTLPSSTTTSSTTNALAVDIRSLNALKVDAGAANSAQATREVAKQFESLFMRELIKSMRDATMKSGLMEGEQANLGQDMLDQQLSISMSGMQGGLSEAIARQLSRQMGGADTSFSVPSTLSLPQAQSRATLPSTSMPAEATTQVPRGRDGFVQHLSGTAERVAQESGIPASFMLGQAGHETGWGKSEIRHKDGSNSFNLFGIKATKAWTGKVAEITTTEYINGKAQKVTAKFRAYDSYEDSFRDYARLIKESPRYEKAESVAQSGSAMAYASALQKAGYATDPEYARKLSGAINSVLRAQRAQA
- the flgK gene encoding flagellar hook-associated protein FlgK is translated as MSLLNVGARALLANQVALQTAGHNIANVSTAGYSRQTVVLQTVQGQFTGGGYIGKGVDVQTILRNHSELLTRQATAASSVDAGDTVRMARLRQLQEVFSGGPSGIGASINDMMNALSDVVSSPTDLTARSVALTRMDETAARMRDASQRLDEIGYTVAEQLKGSMIAVNSLARNIAAVNEQIARAKGNGQPANDLLDQRDQLIRDLNQHIQTSQVAADDGSVSVFVAGSQPLVLGNKAALLSIEDPADFGAGSGKKVLTFQQPGSATKVELNESMLGGGQVAGLLRFQNNDLAEGRNLLGRMAIAISESMNTQNRLGLTLDGTPGENLFAPISLGNAVTGSANTSGATMGLQVADPTRLQASSFEIAFTGAAAGSVTRQSDNKVFVFATLGELSTIMGNNGLAINDGGAPPGAFAGAAAGDRFLANPMVGAAAEFKALQYSPVDLAAANPVNAAMGAANGGTLQLASLKATGPITQPATGSPVTIAFTAGSPATYSATVPGPPIATIATGNYVSGETIAINGWEITLQGAPKSGDTVTVGAATDAQFGDWYKRDAGNARALMDLRDVQMFDGATLSDGFASAMAQVGTRTQSAQYAAELSSAIAANLERDRTAVSGVNLDEEAARLIQFQQAYQASAKMLQIAQNIFDTLIQGLGR
- the flgL gene encoding flagellar hook-associated protein FlgL — its product is MSNSLYRVSTANQYDTALRNIGQRHTSLSNLQENLTSGKRVVRPSDDPVSAAQAERAINRLARIQTEQRALETQRNAIAQAESALGDAIGLMQNFRELTVSAGGGTLTPNDRATIANQLQGLREQMVEVANRKDTNGVPLLGALGSALAPFLGPLTTTPDYSFAGLPGQTSSTGVTIPGMLDGDSAFMFNPQRDGVYNAAVSAIPNTRQLTTSAVTPVDKSLVTGDNYTIAFSAVGPGATPGTSTATYTLTNTTTGAISAPVTVPDYPSDKPLTIAMTDIPGLSFTITGNPANGDTITLQPSPSIFSTLDSAIRDIRDAPNSNAAIQAVGQALANMDIGMERLHNMRGYAGELLNRADRITGDQEKRSVQLEGDRSRAEDLDMIKGISDFQNQQVGYEAALKSYAQVQRLSLFNYIG
- a CDS encoding HDOD domain-containing protein, with protein sequence MAQSVLGSLILGYRPLWNRTRKLAGIQLYAHNEASVAVDAAHLLRTLQELWTASSPPLLISAQTRQLLCDLLEHAPRGAPWIEVRGDWLSDSAIYARVRAAHQRGLKLVWRGGAHQLPEADVARCFDNSLLTLRPEDAAAALQAAPPARPGATPQAPRAASPVLAGQMYEGVASRALMELCLDHSNALALAGWPSEDVLYGLRHHPQQPSHAVIFKLMKAIDAEQSLETFEDIMGEDPLLAYRFMVYTNSAALGLRTGIDSLRRGLVMMGYGSIKRWLSDQLPHASTDPNMHPVRETMVMRARLTAHLLDAGIEHDLRREIYLCGLLSHIDELLGEPLGTILRRLPLSERIYDATVLNTGPYTGGLQMACALETDDASAIRQLCETFEMDLEEVNRALLRVLADLDVERK